The proteins below are encoded in one region of Penaeus chinensis breed Huanghai No. 1 chromosome 25, ASM1920278v2, whole genome shotgun sequence:
- the LOC125038561 gene encoding transmembrane protein 98-like, translating to MEVVETLVALALGVLAAVFLGSLAALALLCYRRASSTKQHQLFSNPDMRPEVELISGGDIWSELELDDVRLAPQIDKILNDTQWVDDATGVIPHCLAILKLCHQMTERLVATTMTPIHKDKLHDIIEVTRRLSPRIDDVARAMYPPLDPRLLEARCSALILTLTLLAWHARYLTSNTTVTLINEALTDMDRHLSVLREAAMAHETFHGCFTEDATRDTAEC from the exons ATGGAAGTGGTGGAGACCCTTGTAGCCCTGGCCCTCGGGGTGCTGGCGGCGGTGTTCCTCGGGTCGTTGGCGGCACTGGCTCTGCTGTGCTATCGGCGGGCGAGCAGCACGAAGCAACATCAGCTGTTTTCCAATCCGGATATGAG ACCGGAAGTTGAACTAATAAGCGGAGGAGACATCTGGAGTGAGTTAGAACTGGACGATGTTCGGCTGGCTCCGCAGATCGACAAGATCCTGAATGACACGCAGTGGGTGGACGATGCtacag GTGTGATTCCCCACTGCCTCGCCATCCTCAAGCTCTGCCACCAGATGACGGAACGGCTTGTGGCTACGACCATGACACCCATTCATAAGGATAAGCTCCACGATATCATTGAG GTCACCAGGCGCCTGTCCCCTCGCATAGACGACGTAGCCCGGGCCATGTACCCCCCCTTGGACCCCCGCCTCCTGGAAGCAAGGTGCTCCGCCCTCATCCTCACGCTCACGCTCCTGGCCTGGCACGCGCGTTACCTCACTTCAAACACGACGGTGACACTCATTAATGAGGCCCTGACGGACATGGATCGTCATCTTTCG GTGTTGCGTGAGGCTGCAATGGCACATGAAACTTTCCACGGTTGCTTTACGGAAGATGCAACACGTGACACTGCAGAATGTTGA